The following proteins are encoded in a genomic region of Coffea eugenioides isolate CCC68of chromosome 6, Ceug_1.0, whole genome shotgun sequence:
- the LOC113775309 gene encoding transcription factor bHLH68 — protein MNRGHLLQSSPVQQMMAGSPNWWNLNNMRPPSQQPSSFLAPPPNLFPQYMPPPPPSSWADNQELPESWSQLLLGGLVAEDQDQNKSGVMHAKKTLENWEEQLLQQQPPNGSNIVDHVKQENSAANGAYNMYGHENAEFHAAKTTWSQMMPVSSPTSCVTTLSSNMLDFSSSKSDGRHPPPDRSSECNSTAIGGASKKARVQPSSTQSSFKVRKEKLGDRITALHQLVSPFGKTDTASVLLEAIGYIRFLQSQIEALSSPYLGSKSGNVRQQQSAQGERNCLFPEDPGQLLNDNCMKRKAACEQDSEEEVKKDLRSRGLCLVPISCTLQVGSDNGADYWAPALGGGFR, from the exons ATGAATAGAGGTCATCTTCTACAGAGCTCCCCGGTTCAGCAAATGATGGCCGGAAGCCCTAACTGGTGGAACCTCAATAACATGAGGCCTCCCTCTCAACaaccttcttcttttttggctCCTCCTCCCAATCTATTCCCTCAATACATGCCTCCGCCTCCTCCATCTTCGTGGGCTGATAACCAGGAGCTTCCTGAGTCATGGAGTCAACTCCTCTT GGGTGGCTTGGTGGCGGAAGATCAAGATCAGAATAAATCTGGTGTGATGCATGCTAAGAAGACATTGGAGAACTGGGAAGAGCAACTGTTGCAGCAGCAACCTCCAAACGGGTCCAATATAGTTGATCATGTGAAGCAAGAGAATTCAGCCGCAAATGGCGCCTATAATATGTATGGACATGAAAATGCAGAATTCCATGCTGCAAAAACTACATGGTCCCAAATGATGCCAGTCTCATCTCCCACCTCATGCGTTACCACTTTAAGCAGTAACATGTTGGACTTTTCTAGCAGTAAGTCTGACGGGAGGCATCCTCCACCGGATCGATCCTCAGAG TGCAACAGCACAGCGATTGGTGGGGCATCGAAGAAGGCTAGGGTTCAGCCATCTTCAACTCAGTCTTCATTTAAG GTGAGGAAAGAAAAACTGGGGGACAGAATAACAGCCCTTCACCAGCTAGTTTCCCCATTTGGGAAG ACAGACACGGCATCTGTCTTGTTAGAGGCTATTGGATACATTAGATTCCTTCAGAGCCAAATTGAG GCCCTCAGCTCACCGTACCTGGGCAGTAAATCAGGGAATGTGAGGCAACAACAATCT GCTCAAGGGGAGAGGAATTGTTTATTCCCTGAAGACCCTGGGCAG CTTTTGAATGACAACTGCATGAAGAGGAAGGCAGCTTGTGAGCAG GATTCTGAGGAGGAAGTAAAGAAGGACTTGAGGAGTAGAGGGCTGTGCCTAGTACCAATATCCTGCACACTACAAGTTGGGAGTGACAATGGAGCGGATTATTGGGCACCAGCTCTTGGTGGAGGTTTCCGATAA